In Musa acuminata AAA Group cultivar baxijiao chromosome BXJ2-10, Cavendish_Baxijiao_AAA, whole genome shotgun sequence, a genomic segment contains:
- the LOC135625025 gene encoding protein MEI2-like 4 isoform X7, which translates to MEEIEAQTIGNLLPDDDDDLVSGVIDNIGYIGRPSNGNDIDDDIFYSGGGMELESDDSINVNRTSESVWGGTSNGQQEEPNGPFAGEHPYGEHPSRTLFVRNINSNVEDGELRALFEQYGDIRMLYTTCKHRGFVMISYYDIRAARNAMRALQNKPLRRRKLDIHFSIPKDNPSDKDMNQGTLVVFNLDSSVTRDDLRQIFGIYGEIKEIRETPHKHHHKFIEFYDVRAAEAALRALNRSDIAGKKIKLEPSRAGGARQCSLMQQLSPELVQEELTGCWQGSPKNSLPGCFGLSSLGTIIPNSLENGAIQGLNSAVRAPFTPLMGATFHGISSSVPQNLSPPVKITSISDHTNQATHADVNHSMGQMNFGFQGIAGFHPHSVSEYHNGVTNFFPYISNTMSPVGIGVISRPSEGIDKRRLHKLGSGSFEGHSFDPNEAFGVSSNGSCPLHGHQHVWNDTNAYHQKTPSTMLWSNSPFISNIPAHHPSQIHGIPRAHSHTLNTVLPLHHHVGSAPSVDPSLWNRRPAYSGDSIKPPAFHPASLGSMGLSTISQLKSLELASCNIFSHSGGNCLDPCISPAHVGIASPQQRGQMFHGRNPVVHMPASFDGPDRIKNRRNDTNTNQCDNKKQYELDIESIICGEDSRTTLMIKNIPNKYTSKMLLAAIDENHRGTYDFIYLPIDFKNKCNVGYAFINMINPQHIIWFYQSFNGKKWEKFNSEKVASLAYARIQGKMALIAHFQNSSLMNEDKRCRPILFHTDGPNAGDQEPFPVGTSIRSRSGNSRTVSGGEENHQGCLSTSTNGEASWVVSAAPGSTKDSE; encoded by the exons ATGGAGGAAATTGAAGCTCAAACTATTGGGAATCTCCttcctgatgatgatgatgacttggtgtCTGGTGTGATTGACAATATTGGATATATTGGTCGACCCAGCAATGGGAATGATATTGATGATGACATATTTTACAGTGGTGGTGGTATGGAACTGGAATCTGATGATAGTATCAATGTCAACAGAACATCTGAATCTGTTTGGGGAGGGACATCTAATGGTCAACAAGAAGAACCAAATGGCCCATTTGCTGGTGAACACCCATACGGTGAACATCCTTCTAGAACACTTTTTGTTAGAAATATCAACAGCAATGTTGAGGATGGAGAACTGCGGGCTTTGTTTGAG CAATATGGGGACATCCGCATGCTCTACACCACTTGTAAACATCGTGGTTTTGTTATGATATCTTACTATGACATAAGGGCAGCACGAAATGCAATGCGAGCACTTCAAAACAAGCCATTGAGGCGTCGGAAACTGGATATTCACTTCTCTATTCCAAAG GACAATCCTTCGGATAAGGATATGAATCAGGGTACTCTTGTGGTATTCAACCTTGATTCCTCTGTTACAAGAGATGATCTCCGTCAGATATTTGGTATCTATGGTGAGATCAAGGAG ATACGTGAAACTCCACACAAACATCATCACAAATTCATCGAATTTTATGATGTTAGAGCCGCTGAAGCTGCTCTTCGTGCCCTAAATAGGAGTGATATTGCTGGCAAGAAAATTAAGCTTGAGCCTAGCCGTGCTGGAGGTGCAAGACAGTG CAGCTTGATGCAACAGTTATCTCCGGAATTGGTGCAGGAAGAATTAACTGGATGCTGGCAGGGAAGCCCTAAGAACTCTCTCCCTGGGTGCTTTG GTTTATCCTCTCTGGGAACAATAATACCCAACAGTCTTGAAAATGGAGCTATCCAGGGTTTAAACTCGGCGGTTCGGGCACCATTTACCCCACTTATGGGGGCCACATTCCATGGAATCTCATCTAGTGTGCCACAGAATTTATCTCCCCCTGTAAAGATTACATCTATCAGTGATCATACCAATCAAGCCACTCATGCTGATGTCAACCATTCAATGGGCCAGATGAATTTTGGATTTCAAGGCATTGCTGGTTTCCATCCTCACTCCGTTTCAGAATATCACAATGGAGTAACTAATTTTTTTCCTTACATCTCAAATACTATGTCACCCGTGGGTATTGGTGTCATCTCTAGACCGTCTGAAGGAATTGATAAAAGGCGACTACACAAATTAGGCTCTGGTAGCTTTGAGGGGCATTCTTTTGATCCTAATGAAG CTTTTGGTGTCTCCTCAAATGGAAGCTGTCCTCTTCATGGGCATCAGCATGTTTGGAATGATACAAATGCATACCACCAAAAAACCCCTAGCACAATGTTATGGTCAAATTCTCCATTTATAAGCAATATTCCAGCTCACCACCCATCTCAGATTCATGGAATTCCTAGAGCACATTCTCATACGCTAAACACAGTTCTTCCATTACACCATCATGTTGGTTCAGCACCTTCAGTCGATCCATCACTTTGGAATAGGAGGCCTGCCTATTCTGGGGATTCCATTAAACCTCCTGCTTTTCATCCTGCATCTCTTGGAAGTATGGGGCTTTCTACGATTTCTCAGTTGAAATCACTAGAACTTGCTTCTTGTAACATCTTTTCTCACTCTGGTGGTAACTGTCTGGACCCTTGTATTTCTCCCGCACATGTTGGAATTGCCTCACCGCAGCAAAGGGGTCAGATGTTCCATGGAAGGAATCCAGTTGTCCACATGCCTGCTTCATTTGATGGTCCTGACCGGATCAAGAACCGACGAAATGACACAAATACTAATCAGTGTGATAATAAAAAGCAGTATGAACTTGACATTGAAAGCATTATATGCGGTGAAGATTCTCGAACAACACTAATGATAAAAAACATCCCCAACAA GTATACATCTAAGATGCTGTTGGCTGCTATTGATGAAAACCATCGAGGAACTTATGACTTTAtttatttaccaattgatttcaag AACAAATGCAATGTTGGTTATGCGTTTATAAACATGATCAATCCTCAGCATATTATTTGGTTCTATCAG TCATTTAATGGTAAGAAGTGGGAGAAGTTTAACAGCGAAAAGGTGGCATCACTTGCATATGCCAGAATACAAGGGAAAATGGCTCTTATTGCTCATTTCCAGAACTCAAGTCTGATGAATGAAGATAAGCGTTGTCGTCCTATCCTCTTCCATACAGATGGTCCTAATGCTGGGGATCAG GAGCCCTTCCCTGTGGGCACCAGTATCAGGTCAAGGTCGGGCAACTCGAGGACTGTCAGCGGTGGCGAAGAGAACCATCAGGGATGTCTGTCCACCTCCACAAAtggagaagcttcttgggttGTGAGTGCTGCTCCAGGATCTACAAAGGATTCAGAGTGA
- the LOC135625025 gene encoding protein MEI2-like 4 isoform X5 yields the protein MSGVKSVSSSPFDELHKTGANSTRWLGLPQPCILKDQKTESSLEHCLVGPQRMTSISTMARVADHVSRSQSDRLVVPPLFSKGNLMDRSEPHHENGLFSSSLSDIFDRKLRLSSSIVPLDQSINSVNSNSGEDEPFESMEEIEAQTIGNLLPDDDDDLVSGVIDNIGYIGRPSNGNDIDDDIFYSGGGMELESDDSINVNRTSESVWGGTSNGQQEEPNGPFAGEHPYGEHPSRTLFVRNINSNVEDGELRALFEQYGDIRMLYTTCKHRGFVMISYYDIRAARNAMRALQNKPLRRRKLDIHFSIPKDNPSDKDMNQGTLVVFNLDSSVTRDDLRQIFGIYGEIKEIRETPHKHHHKFIEFYDVRAAEAALRALNRSDIAGKKIKLEPSRAGGARQCSLMQQLSPELVQEELTGCWQGSPKNSLPGCFGLSSLGTIIPNSLENGAIQGLNSAVRAPFTPLMGATFHGISSSVPQNLSPPVKITSISDHTNQATHADVNHSMGQMNFGFQGIAGFHPHSVSEYHNGVTNFFPYISNTMSPVGIGVISRPSEGIDKRRLHKLGSGSFEGHSFDPNEAFGVSSNGSCPLHGHQHVWNDTNAYHQKTPSTMLWSNSPFISNIPAHHPSQIHGIPRAHSHTLNTVLPLHHHVGSAPSVDPSLWNRRPAYSGDSIKPPAFHPASLGSMGLSTISQLKSLELASCNIFSHSGGNCLDPCISPAHVGIASPQQRGQMFHGRNPVVHMPASFDGPDRIKNRRNDTNTNQCDNKKQYELDIESIICGEDSRTTLMIKNIPNKYTSKMLLAAIDENHRGTYDFIYLPIDFKNKCNVGYAFINMINPQHIIWFYQSFNGKKWEKFNSEKVASLAYARIQGKMALIAHFQNSSLMNEDKRCRPILFHTDGPNAGDQEPFPVGTSIRSRSGNSRTVSGGEENHQGCLSTSTNGEASWVVSAAPGSTKDSE from the exons ATGTCTGGGGTTAAGTCTGTTTCTTCTTCTCCATTTGATGAGCTTCATAAGACTGGAGCAAACTCCACACGGTGGTTAGGACTTCCACAGCCTTGCATTCTCAAGGACCAGAAGACTGAATCTAGTCTTGAACATTGTCTGGTCGGGCCACAAAGGATGACCAGCATATCTACCATGGCCAGAGTTGCTGACCATGTTTCTAGATCCCAATCTGATCGGTTGGTTGTACCTCCTTTGTTTAGCAAGGGAAACTTAATGGATCGTAGTGAACCACACCATGAAAATGGACTTTTCTCAAGCTCTTTGTCAGATATATTCGACAGAAAAT TGAGATTGTCTTCAAGCATTGTTCCCTTGGATCAGTCTATTAATTCAGTTAACTCGAACTCTGGTGAAGATGAGCCTTTTGAATCCATGGAGGAAATTGAAGCTCAAACTATTGGGAATCTCCttcctgatgatgatgatgacttggtgtCTGGTGTGATTGACAATATTGGATATATTGGTCGACCCAGCAATGGGAATGATATTGATGATGACATATTTTACAGTGGTGGTGGTATGGAACTGGAATCTGATGATAGTATCAATGTCAACAGAACATCTGAATCTGTTTGGGGAGGGACATCTAATGGTCAACAAGAAGAACCAAATGGCCCATTTGCTGGTGAACACCCATACGGTGAACATCCTTCTAGAACACTTTTTGTTAGAAATATCAACAGCAATGTTGAGGATGGAGAACTGCGGGCTTTGTTTGAG CAATATGGGGACATCCGCATGCTCTACACCACTTGTAAACATCGTGGTTTTGTTATGATATCTTACTATGACATAAGGGCAGCACGAAATGCAATGCGAGCACTTCAAAACAAGCCATTGAGGCGTCGGAAACTGGATATTCACTTCTCTATTCCAAAG GACAATCCTTCGGATAAGGATATGAATCAGGGTACTCTTGTGGTATTCAACCTTGATTCCTCTGTTACAAGAGATGATCTCCGTCAGATATTTGGTATCTATGGTGAGATCAAGGAG ATACGTGAAACTCCACACAAACATCATCACAAATTCATCGAATTTTATGATGTTAGAGCCGCTGAAGCTGCTCTTCGTGCCCTAAATAGGAGTGATATTGCTGGCAAGAAAATTAAGCTTGAGCCTAGCCGTGCTGGAGGTGCAAGACAGTG CAGCTTGATGCAACAGTTATCTCCGGAATTGGTGCAGGAAGAATTAACTGGATGCTGGCAGGGAAGCCCTAAGAACTCTCTCCCTGGGTGCTTTG GTTTATCCTCTCTGGGAACAATAATACCCAACAGTCTTGAAAATGGAGCTATCCAGGGTTTAAACTCGGCGGTTCGGGCACCATTTACCCCACTTATGGGGGCCACATTCCATGGAATCTCATCTAGTGTGCCACAGAATTTATCTCCCCCTGTAAAGATTACATCTATCAGTGATCATACCAATCAAGCCACTCATGCTGATGTCAACCATTCAATGGGCCAGATGAATTTTGGATTTCAAGGCATTGCTGGTTTCCATCCTCACTCCGTTTCAGAATATCACAATGGAGTAACTAATTTTTTTCCTTACATCTCAAATACTATGTCACCCGTGGGTATTGGTGTCATCTCTAGACCGTCTGAAGGAATTGATAAAAGGCGACTACACAAATTAGGCTCTGGTAGCTTTGAGGGGCATTCTTTTGATCCTAATGAAG CTTTTGGTGTCTCCTCAAATGGAAGCTGTCCTCTTCATGGGCATCAGCATGTTTGGAATGATACAAATGCATACCACCAAAAAACCCCTAGCACAATGTTATGGTCAAATTCTCCATTTATAAGCAATATTCCAGCTCACCACCCATCTCAGATTCATGGAATTCCTAGAGCACATTCTCATACGCTAAACACAGTTCTTCCATTACACCATCATGTTGGTTCAGCACCTTCAGTCGATCCATCACTTTGGAATAGGAGGCCTGCCTATTCTGGGGATTCCATTAAACCTCCTGCTTTTCATCCTGCATCTCTTGGAAGTATGGGGCTTTCTACGATTTCTCAGTTGAAATCACTAGAACTTGCTTCTTGTAACATCTTTTCTCACTCTGGTGGTAACTGTCTGGACCCTTGTATTTCTCCCGCACATGTTGGAATTGCCTCACCGCAGCAAAGGGGTCAGATGTTCCATGGAAGGAATCCAGTTGTCCACATGCCTGCTTCATTTGATGGTCCTGACCGGATCAAGAACCGACGAAATGACACAAATACTAATCAGTGTGATAATAAAAAGCAGTATGAACTTGACATTGAAAGCATTATATGCGGTGAAGATTCTCGAACAACACTAATGATAAAAAACATCCCCAACAA GTATACATCTAAGATGCTGTTGGCTGCTATTGATGAAAACCATCGAGGAACTTATGACTTTAtttatttaccaattgatttcaag AACAAATGCAATGTTGGTTATGCGTTTATAAACATGATCAATCCTCAGCATATTATTTGGTTCTATCAG TCATTTAATGGTAAGAAGTGGGAGAAGTTTAACAGCGAAAAGGTGGCATCACTTGCATATGCCAGAATACAAGGGAAAATGGCTCTTATTGCTCATTTCCAGAACTCAAGTCTGATGAATGAAGATAAGCGTTGTCGTCCTATCCTCTTCCATACAGATGGTCCTAATGCTGGGGATCAG GAGCCCTTCCCTGTGGGCACCAGTATCAGGTCAAGGTCGGGCAACTCGAGGACTGTCAGCGGTGGCGAAGAGAACCATCAGGGATGTCTGTCCACCTCCACAAAtggagaagcttcttgggttGTGAGTGCTGCTCCAGGATCTACAAAGGATTCAGAGTGA
- the LOC135625025 gene encoding protein MEI2-like 4 isoform X4 — translation MFVCDLLGIEGIQVMSGVKSVSSSPFDELHKTGANSTRWLGLPQPCILKDQKTESSLEHCLVGPQRMTSISTMARVADHVSRSQSDRLVVPPLFSKGNLMDRSEPHHENGLFSSSLSDIFDRKLRLSSSIVPLDQSINSVNSNSGEDEPFESMEEIEAQTIGNLLPDDDDDLVSGVIDNIGYIGRPSNGNDIDDDIFYSGGGMELESDDSINVNRTSESVWGGTSNGQQEEPNGPFAGEHPYGEHPSRTLFVRNINSNVEDGELRALFEQYGDIRMLYTTCKHRGFVMISYYDIRAARNAMRALQNKPLRRRKLDIHFSIPKDNPSDKDMNQGTLVVFNLDSSVTRDDLRQIFGIYGEIKEIRETPHKHHHKFIEFYDVRAAEAALRALNRSDIAGKKIKLEPSRAGGARHLMQQLSPELVQEELTGCWQGSPKNSLPGCFGLSSLGTIIPNSLENGAIQGLNSAVRAPFTPLMGATFHGISSSVPQNLSPPVKITSISDHTNQATHADVNHSMGQMNFGFQGIAGFHPHSVSEYHNGVTNFFPYISNTMSPVGIGVISRPSEGIDKRRLHKLGSGSFEGHSFDPNEAFGVSSNGSCPLHGHQHVWNDTNAYHQKTPSTMLWSNSPFISNIPAHHPSQIHGIPRAHSHTLNTVLPLHHHVGSAPSVDPSLWNRRPAYSGDSIKPPAFHPASLGSMGLSTISQLKSLELASCNIFSHSGGNCLDPCISPAHVGIASPQQRGQMFHGRNPVVHMPASFDGPDRIKNRRNDTNTNQCDNKKQYELDIESIICGEDSRTTLMIKNIPNKYTSKMLLAAIDENHRGTYDFIYLPIDFKNKCNVGYAFINMINPQHIIWFYQSFNGKKWEKFNSEKVASLAYARIQGKMALIAHFQNSSLMNEDKRCRPILFHTDGPNAGDQEPFPVGTSIRSRSGNSRTVSGGEENHQGCLSTSTNGEASWVVSAAPGSTKDSE, via the exons AGGGAATACAAGTAATGTCTGGGGTTAAGTCTGTTTCTTCTTCTCCATTTGATGAGCTTCATAAGACTGGAGCAAACTCCACACGGTGGTTAGGACTTCCACAGCCTTGCATTCTCAAGGACCAGAAGACTGAATCTAGTCTTGAACATTGTCTGGTCGGGCCACAAAGGATGACCAGCATATCTACCATGGCCAGAGTTGCTGACCATGTTTCTAGATCCCAATCTGATCGGTTGGTTGTACCTCCTTTGTTTAGCAAGGGAAACTTAATGGATCGTAGTGAACCACACCATGAAAATGGACTTTTCTCAAGCTCTTTGTCAGATATATTCGACAGAAAAT TGAGATTGTCTTCAAGCATTGTTCCCTTGGATCAGTCTATTAATTCAGTTAACTCGAACTCTGGTGAAGATGAGCCTTTTGAATCCATGGAGGAAATTGAAGCTCAAACTATTGGGAATCTCCttcctgatgatgatgatgacttggtgtCTGGTGTGATTGACAATATTGGATATATTGGTCGACCCAGCAATGGGAATGATATTGATGATGACATATTTTACAGTGGTGGTGGTATGGAACTGGAATCTGATGATAGTATCAATGTCAACAGAACATCTGAATCTGTTTGGGGAGGGACATCTAATGGTCAACAAGAAGAACCAAATGGCCCATTTGCTGGTGAACACCCATACGGTGAACATCCTTCTAGAACACTTTTTGTTAGAAATATCAACAGCAATGTTGAGGATGGAGAACTGCGGGCTTTGTTTGAG CAATATGGGGACATCCGCATGCTCTACACCACTTGTAAACATCGTGGTTTTGTTATGATATCTTACTATGACATAAGGGCAGCACGAAATGCAATGCGAGCACTTCAAAACAAGCCATTGAGGCGTCGGAAACTGGATATTCACTTCTCTATTCCAAAG GACAATCCTTCGGATAAGGATATGAATCAGGGTACTCTTGTGGTATTCAACCTTGATTCCTCTGTTACAAGAGATGATCTCCGTCAGATATTTGGTATCTATGGTGAGATCAAGGAG ATACGTGAAACTCCACACAAACATCATCACAAATTCATCGAATTTTATGATGTTAGAGCCGCTGAAGCTGCTCTTCGTGCCCTAAATAGGAGTGATATTGCTGGCAAGAAAATTAAGCTTGAGCCTAGCCGTGCTGGAGGTGCAAGACA CTTGATGCAACAGTTATCTCCGGAATTGGTGCAGGAAGAATTAACTGGATGCTGGCAGGGAAGCCCTAAGAACTCTCTCCCTGGGTGCTTTG GTTTATCCTCTCTGGGAACAATAATACCCAACAGTCTTGAAAATGGAGCTATCCAGGGTTTAAACTCGGCGGTTCGGGCACCATTTACCCCACTTATGGGGGCCACATTCCATGGAATCTCATCTAGTGTGCCACAGAATTTATCTCCCCCTGTAAAGATTACATCTATCAGTGATCATACCAATCAAGCCACTCATGCTGATGTCAACCATTCAATGGGCCAGATGAATTTTGGATTTCAAGGCATTGCTGGTTTCCATCCTCACTCCGTTTCAGAATATCACAATGGAGTAACTAATTTTTTTCCTTACATCTCAAATACTATGTCACCCGTGGGTATTGGTGTCATCTCTAGACCGTCTGAAGGAATTGATAAAAGGCGACTACACAAATTAGGCTCTGGTAGCTTTGAGGGGCATTCTTTTGATCCTAATGAAG CTTTTGGTGTCTCCTCAAATGGAAGCTGTCCTCTTCATGGGCATCAGCATGTTTGGAATGATACAAATGCATACCACCAAAAAACCCCTAGCACAATGTTATGGTCAAATTCTCCATTTATAAGCAATATTCCAGCTCACCACCCATCTCAGATTCATGGAATTCCTAGAGCACATTCTCATACGCTAAACACAGTTCTTCCATTACACCATCATGTTGGTTCAGCACCTTCAGTCGATCCATCACTTTGGAATAGGAGGCCTGCCTATTCTGGGGATTCCATTAAACCTCCTGCTTTTCATCCTGCATCTCTTGGAAGTATGGGGCTTTCTACGATTTCTCAGTTGAAATCACTAGAACTTGCTTCTTGTAACATCTTTTCTCACTCTGGTGGTAACTGTCTGGACCCTTGTATTTCTCCCGCACATGTTGGAATTGCCTCACCGCAGCAAAGGGGTCAGATGTTCCATGGAAGGAATCCAGTTGTCCACATGCCTGCTTCATTTGATGGTCCTGACCGGATCAAGAACCGACGAAATGACACAAATACTAATCAGTGTGATAATAAAAAGCAGTATGAACTTGACATTGAAAGCATTATATGCGGTGAAGATTCTCGAACAACACTAATGATAAAAAACATCCCCAACAA GTATACATCTAAGATGCTGTTGGCTGCTATTGATGAAAACCATCGAGGAACTTATGACTTTAtttatttaccaattgatttcaag AACAAATGCAATGTTGGTTATGCGTTTATAAACATGATCAATCCTCAGCATATTATTTGGTTCTATCAG TCATTTAATGGTAAGAAGTGGGAGAAGTTTAACAGCGAAAAGGTGGCATCACTTGCATATGCCAGAATACAAGGGAAAATGGCTCTTATTGCTCATTTCCAGAACTCAAGTCTGATGAATGAAGATAAGCGTTGTCGTCCTATCCTCTTCCATACAGATGGTCCTAATGCTGGGGATCAG GAGCCCTTCCCTGTGGGCACCAGTATCAGGTCAAGGTCGGGCAACTCGAGGACTGTCAGCGGTGGCGAAGAGAACCATCAGGGATGTCTGTCCACCTCCACAAAtggagaagcttcttgggttGTGAGTGCTGCTCCAGGATCTACAAAGGATTCAGAGTGA